One Saccharomyces eubayanus strain FM1318 chromosome VIII, whole genome shotgun sequence genomic window carries:
- the CDC31 gene encoding centrin, whose product MSKNRSSLQSGPLNSELLEEQKQEIYEAFSLFDMNNDGFLDYHELKVAMKALGFELPKREILDLIDEYDSEGRHLMKYDDFYIVMGEKILKRDPLDEIKRAFQLFDDDHTGKISIKNLRRVAKELGETLTDEELRAMIEEFDLDGDGEINENEFIAICTDS is encoded by the coding sequence ATGAGTAAAAATAGATCGTCACTACAGTCCGGGCCATTGAACAGTGAGTTACTGGAGGAGCAAAAGCAAGAGATATATGAGGCGTTTTCGTTGTTCGATATGAATAATGATGGCTTTCTTGACTATCATGAGTTGAAAGTAGCAATGAAAGCCCTGGGGTTTGAACTACCCAAAAGAGAGATACTTGACTTGATAGATGAATACGATAGCGAAGGACGCCATCTGATGAAATATGATGATTTTTATATTGTAATGGGGGAAAAGATATTGAAGAGAGATCCCCTGGATGAAATAAAGAGGGCGTTCCAATTATTCGACGACGACCATACTGGGAAGATAAGtatcaaaaatttgagGCGCGTGGCTAAAGAACTGGGGGAAACATTGACAGATGAGGAGTTAAGGGCGATGATCGAAGAGTTCGATCTCGATGGCGATGGCGAGATCAATGAAAACGAGTTCATAGCCATTTGCACCGATAGTTAA
- the DSE3 gene encoding Dse3p → MPRKFLGERIDRNVDAVRPSSLTLSPDDLKHIPVIPSDFTDDDRVLSNGSGGKRLSRKFGGTMVLKKRLESVPELFLHDFKKKPRSKLDVIKERDPKYSPAPKASAMPKIDRVRLQERKRVGSSPIQRKGLRRSAMPQITVTRPIEHEERPADIINRVFVSQPAPIVMPVQTITPVDPVSVMQKQTQHGHGRNKYGKSNSEILFEEILSAYENTPTKSSTALNSEIDRIIDICSSKHMAKNTEAFQTTQIACPYDTETLFSSATPKLKPVHFNALNDMISSPEYSTSGGSTYSEHWSSGEELPEVESIAWNTRKSAMRSSIASESTNEEGYYTAAETLPSTISVEDLDIHNALPVPAQKPPHTALLDRLPMRRLKRVTLDSPKIMHMLDSDDDSGEHEEDMILRALQDKIDNIEIASCSSSIYSS, encoded by the coding sequence ATGCCAAGAAAGTTTTTGGGAGAAAGAATTGACAGAAATGTGGATGCGGTTAGACCATCATCACTAACGCTATCACCAGACGACTTGAAGCATATACCAGTAATACCAAGCGATTTTACTGATGATGATAGAGTCTTGAGTAACGGCAGTGGTGGAAAGAGGTTATCTAGAAAGTTTGGCGGTACGATGGTgctgaagaaaagactaGAGTCTGTTCCAGAATTGTTCTTACACgacttcaagaaaaaaccaCGTTCCAAACTTGACGTaattaaagaaagagatCCTAAATACTCACCTGCTCCTAAAGCATCAGCTATGCCTAAGATTGATAGGGTACGGTTacaagagagaaaaagggTGGGATCGTCACCGATTCAAAGAAAGGGACTGCGTAGGTCAGCAATGCCACAAATTACGGTGACGCGACCCATAGAGCATGAAGAACGCCCGGCTGATATTATTAACAGGGTGTTTGTTTCGCAACCAGCCCCAATTGTAATGCCTGTACAGACTATCACTCCGGTAGATCCGGTGTCCGTAATGCAAAAGCAAACACAACATGGACATGGGAGGAATAAGTATGGTAAAAGTAACAGCGAGatattatttgaagaaattctgTCAGCTTATGAAAATACCCCTACAAAAAGTTCTACCGCACTAAACTCAGAAATCGATAGAATTATTGATATATGCTCTTCCAAACACATGGCTAAAAATACAGAAGCGTTCCAAACAACGCAGATTGCGTGTCCGTATGATACAGAGactctcttttcatcagCAACACCGAAACTAAAGCCTGTGCATTTCAATGCATTGAACGACATGATTTCTAGCCCGGAATATTCCACATCCGGCGGCAGCACCTATTCTGAACATTGGAGTTCAGGCGAAGAGCTGCCTGAAGTCGAAAGCATAGCATGGAACACCCGCAAAAGCGCAATGAGATCATCCATAGCGTCAGAGAGTACCAACGAGGAAGGCTATTATACTGCCGCTGAAACGTTGCCCTCAACGATATCGGTGGAAGACCTGGATATACACAATGCACTGCCAGTACCTGCACAAAAACCACCGCATACGGCTCTTCTAGACCGACTTCCAATGAGAAGATTAAAAAGAGTGACTCTCGATTCTCCCAAGATAATGCATATGTTGGATTCTGATGATGATAGCGGTGAGCATGAAGAGGATATGATTTTACGCGCTTTACAAGATAAAATTGACAACATTGAAATCGCAAGTTGCAGCAGTAGTATATACAGCAGCTAA
- the HNT3 gene encoding DNA 5'-adenosine monophosphate hydrolase, with translation MSWRYALKAYVTNPETVDDGAMIYFDDKVSIIKDSFAKSECHLLVLPRSTQLSRGHPTNIIDSKFKNEFEPYIDSAINYIFKHFQEKFRIKKGDDNEPNWEDDILREKDKFISKFIQIGIHSVPSMANLHIHVISRDFNSLRLKNKKHYNSFNTGFFISWDDLPLNGKKVGNDKDIETKYLKNHDLVCCYCQENFSNKFSLLKKHLELEFNKHFELR, from the coding sequence ATGTCGTGGAGATATGCGCTGAAAGCTTACGTTACCAATCCTGAAACAGTAGATGATGGTGCGATGATTTACTTTGATGACAAAGTGTCCATCATCAAGGACTCATTTGCTAAATCGGAGTGCCATTTATTAGTATTACCACGATCTACACAGTTAAGTAGGGGTCACCCCACCAATATAATCGACTCTAAGTTCAAAAACGAGTTTGAGCCATACATAGATTCTGCAATCAACTACATTTTCAAACACTTCCAAGAAAAGTTCCGAATTAAGAAAGGTGATGACAATGAGCCAAATTGGGAAGATGATATATTACgtgaaaaagacaaatttATAAGCAAATTTATACAGATAGGGATACACTCCGTGCCCTCGATGGCCAATTTACACATACATGTAATATCCAGGGATTTCAATTCGTTAAGgttgaagaacaaaaagcATTACAATTCATTTAATACtggatttttcattagttGGGATGATTTACCACTGAATGGGAAAAAAGTAGGAAATGATAAAGACATCGAAACCAAATATTTAAAGAACCATGATCTGGTTTGTTGCTACTGTCAAGAAAACTTCAGTAACAAATTCagtttgttgaagaagcaTTTAGAGCTGGAATTCAATAAGCATTTTGAGCTCAGATGA
- the GPN2 gene encoding GTPase GPN2, which produces MPFAQIVIGPPGSGKSTYCNGCSQFFNAIGRHSQVVNMDPANDALPYPCAVDIRDFITLEEIMREQHLGPNGGLMYAVESLDKSIDLFILQIKSLVEEEKAYVVFDCPGQVELFTHHSSLFSIFKKLEKELDMRFCVVNLIDCFYMTSPSQYVSILLLALRSMLMMDMPHINVFSKIDMLKSYGELPFRLDYYTEVQDLDYLEPYIEKEGSGALGKRYSKLTETISELVSDFNLVSFEVLAVDDKESMINLQGVIDKANGYIFGASEVGGDTVWAEASREGALLASYDIQDRWIDNKEKYDKEEEEKRAAMLKEQELQNKEVNIDEEDEWQSALNDWEEKQGTDFVR; this is translated from the coding sequence ATGCCTTTTGCTCAGATTGTTATTGGCCCACCGGGTTCAGGGAAGTCCACATATTGTAACGGATGTTcacaatttttcaatgctATTGGGAGACATTCCCAGGTGGTAAATATGGATCCTGCCAATGATGCTTTACCTTACCCGTGTGCTGTGGATATTAGAGACTTTATAACTCTGGAGGAGATCATGAGAGAGCAACACCTGGGCCCTAATGGTGGTTTGATGTATGCCGTTGAATCTTTAGATAAGTCCattgatttatttatacTACAGATCAAGTCACttgtagaagaagagaaggcGTATGTTGTGTTTGACTGCCCGGGACAAGTTGAGCTGTTTACGCATcattcttcattattcagcattttcaagaaattagaaaaagaactagATATGAGGTTCTGTGTGGTGAATTTAATTGATTGTTTTTACATGACATCTCCTTCACAATATGTCTCTATTTTGCTACTAGCATTAAGGTCTATGCTAATGATGGACATGCCTCATATCAAcgtcttttcaaagatagATATGTTGAAATCATATGGTGAATTGCCATTTAGATTAGATTATTACACAGAGGTTCAAGATTTGGATTATTTGGAGCCgtatattgaaaaagaaggttcCGGTGCTCTGGGAAAAAGGTATAGTAAATTGACTGAAACAATCAGTGAGCTGGTTTCTGATTTCAACCTGGTTTCCTTTGAAGTTTTGGCTGTGGATGACAAAGAAAGTATGATAAATCTCCAGGGTGTTATTGATAAAGCTAATGGATATATATTTGGTGCATCTGAAGTGGGCGGTGACACGGTTTGGGCCGAGGCCTCGAGAGAAGGTGCATTGCTCGCAAGCTATGACATTCAAGATAGGTGGATagataataaagaaaaatatgataaagaagaagaagagaaacgGGCTGCAATGttgaaagaacaagaactacaaaataaagaagTTAATatagacgaagaagacgagTGGCAGAGTGCACTAAACGACTGGGAGGAAAAACAAGGCACAGATTTTGTTAGATAG
- the RBL2 gene encoding Rbl2p, with amino-acid sequence MAPTQLEIKVKALKRLVKEEGYYQQELKDQEAHVAKLKEDKSVDSYDLKKQEEVLDDTKRLLPTLYEKIREFKEDLAQFLESYQGTEDVSEAKTVITSAQELVASK; translated from the coding sequence ATGGCACCCACACAATTGGAAATCAAAGTCAAGGCTTTAAAGAGGCTAGTCAAAGAAGAGGGTTACTACCAACAAGAACtaaaagatcaagaagcTCATGTGGCGAAACTCAAAGAGGATAAAAGCGTTGATTCATacgatttgaaaaaacagGAAGAAGTTCTTGATGATACCAAAAGACTACTGCCCACTTTGTATGAGAAGATTagagaattcaaagaagatttggCACAATTCCTAGAATCGTACCAAGGTACTGAAGATGTTAGTGAAGCAAAGACTGTCATTACCTCTGCACAAGAATTAGTCGCATCTAAATAA
- the GCD1 gene encoding translation initiation factor eIF2B subunit gamma produces the protein MPIQAFIFCGKGSSLAPFTQPDFPFQAQNDDSAATTNSDKLNEFAKNALGAGVINEFMQHSTRLPKALLPIGNRPMIEYVLDWCDQADFKEINVVAGVDEIELIESGLAAFLSLRKQQFELIYKALSSSNHSHHLQEPKKINFIPSKTNSTGESLQKELLPRIHGDFVLLPCDFVTDIPPQILVDQFRNRDDNNLAMTIYYKNSLDSNIDKKQQQKQKQQKFFTVYSENEDSERQPILLDIYSQRDVTKTKYLQIRSHLLWNYPNLTISTKLMNSFIYFCSFEICQLLRLGSQSMSRQASFKDPFSGNQQDHNPSTTDDDEDRNRDDDDDDDGYKPSIASIQPTYFKKKNALILDPLNCNKSLSKLFRDLSRRSWQHSKPREPIGIFILPDETSFVRANNLNTYMDANRFVLKIKSQTMFTKNIQIQSAAIGADAIVDPKCQISAHSNVKMSVVGTQANIGSRCRIAGSLLFPGVQLGDEVILENCIVGPMAKIGSKCKLTNCYIEGHYIVESKNNYKGETLAKVYLDEDEDNGLVYDDSVIAGESEDSEDADSDERSDEDSDDGEYTDEYEDDGLFER, from the coding sequence ATGCCCATCCAAGCTTTTATCTTCTGCGGTAAGGGTTCCAGCCTGGCTCCTTTCACACAGCCTGATTTCCCGTTTCAAGCGCAGAACGATGACAGCGCTGCTACTACCAACAGCGACAAGCTCAATGAGTTTGCCAAGAATGCTCTAGGTGCAGGTGTCATCAATGAGTTCATGCAACATTCTACGCGCTTGCCCAAGGCTCTTTTGCCCATTGGCAACAGACCTATGATCGAATACGTCTTGGATTGGTGTGACCAGGCGGATTTTAAAGAGATCAATGTGGTGGCAGGTGTTGACGAAATTGAATTGATTGAAAGTGGGCTAGCCGCGTTTTTGTCCCTTAGAAAGCAACAGTTCGAATTGATTTATAAGGCATTGTCGAGTTCCAACCACAGTCACCACTTGCAAGAACCTAAGAAGATCAATTTCATTCCTTCCAAGACCAATTCCACAGGCGAGTCCTTGCAAAAAGAGTTACTACCTAGAATCCACGGCGACTTCGTACTCTTGCCTTGTGATTTTGTCACAGATATACCTCCACAAATCTTGGTTGATCAGTTCAGGAATAGAGATGATAACAATCTAGCAATGACTATCTACTATAAGAACTCCTTGGATAGTAACATCGATAAAAAGCAACagcaaaagcaaaagcagcaaaaattttttactgTGTattcagaaaatgaagactCGGAGAGACAGCCAATACTATTAGACATCTACTCTCAGAGGGACGTTACCAAGACTAAATATTTACAGATCAGATCTCATTTACTGTGGAACTACCCAAATTTGACCATATCTACCAAATTGATGAACTCctttatttacttttgctcttttgaaatttgcCAATTGCTAAGATTAGGGTCTCAATCAATGTCAAGACAAGCTTCATTCAAAGATCCATTTAGTGGAAATCAGCAGGATCACAACCCTTCCACCACcgacgacgatgaagacCGTAATCgtgacgacgacgacgacgacgacggtTACAAACCCTCAATCGCATCTATCCAACCCAcatatttcaagaaaaagaacgcTCTTATTCTGGACCCGCTAAACTGTAATAAATCATTGAGTAAACTCTTTAGAGATTTATCCCGTCGTTCATGGCAACATTCCAAACCAAGAGAACCAATAGGTATCTTCATTTTACCAGACGAAACCTCGTTCGTCAGAGCCAATAACCTGAACACATACATGGATGCAAATAGATTTgtcttgaaaataaaatctCAAACAATGTTCACtaaaaatatacaaatCCAATCCGCAGCCATTGGTGCTGATGCCATCGTAGACCCTAAATGTCAGATTTCGGCCCACAGTAATGTCAAAATGTCGGTTGTCGGTACCCAGGCTAATATTGGTTCCAGATGCCGTATTGCTGGGTCTCTCTTGTTCCCAGGTGTCCAATTAGGTGACGAAgtcattttggaaaactgtATTGTTGGACCCATGGCCAAGATCGGCTCTAAGTGTAAACTCACCAATTGTTACATTGAAGGTCATTATATCGTAGAGTCCAAAAATAACTATAAAGGTGAAACGTTGGCCAAAGTTTATTTGGACGAGGATGAGGATAACGGATTGGTATATGATGATAGTGTCATCGCGGGTGAAAGTGAAGATTCCGAGGATGCTGATAGTGACGAAAGAAGCGATGAAGATTCTGATGATGGTGAGTACACTGACGAGTATGAAGATGATGGGCTGTTTGAACGTTGA
- the PNT1 gene encoding Pnt1p — MYTRLIMVRRYTTSTMTKSYPSRLQHLVKTPLYEALDNQYKSGKLQIAQGADWNAKTTTSYSPELLTETLNSTRSLPMTKFPRQEILKQVELDPKVGQWRKFITGWFRIGLYLLKMYKSGIQDTFKVYWSTRHVKREFDIKNGSLAKLVREIEMSEVNIKLSSSSLSKKADVKAASIPFSINRKQLVELIRRDQIWKLPVFFSLVFIFEEMSALIFTFFPRVCPYNCLTPGGYKKLSNVYIKDTTGINDNRGLGPLKFTKQGNIKYEPPYAIPIENVYSFLKCFPQSMTSGWKLYIYKKLKLQKLLCDELEKIYQYFLIDDWLLLQGILKTEGGTAKVVLSDKELVNCVLERKLYRKDEDLNKMVNDTSGQNILLKRLFLYWSLRYDDTISFNGEHTFSEKWGVDNISLLKYNIELVITKDI; from the coding sequence ATGTATACTCGGCTCATTATGGTACGGAGGTATACAACATCAACCATGACCAAAAGCTATCCGTCACGATTACAACATTTAGTAAAGACGCCACTTTATGAAGCCTTGGACAACCAATATAAATCAGGGAAATTGCAGATAGCGCAGGGTGCCGACTGGAATGCCAAAACAACCACTTCTTATTCTCCAGAGCTTTTGACCGAAACCCTAAACTCCACTCGATCTTTACCAATGACCAAGTTCCCTAGGCAAGAAATCTTGAAACAGGTGGAATTGGATCCAAAAGTTGGCCAATGGAGGAAATTTATAACAGGTTGGTTTAGGATAGGGTTGTATCTCTTGAAAATGTACAAATCAGGGATTCAGGACACTTTTAAAGTTTATTGGAGTACAAGACACGTGAAACGTGAATTTGACATAAAGAATGGCTCTTTGGCCAAACTGGTCCGTGAAATAGAAATGAGTGAAGTGAATATCAAGCTGTCCTCCTCATCGCTATCCAAAAAGGCGGATGTTAAGGCTGCTTCAATACCGTTTTCAATTAACCGGAAACAGCTGGTGGAATTGATCAGAAGAGATCAAATTTGGAAACTACCGGTCTTTTTCAGTTTGGTATTCATATTTGAGGAGATGAGTGCGTTGATATTCACATTCTTTCCACGTGTTTGCCCATATAACTGCTTAACTCCCGGTGGGTACAAGAAGCTCTCCAATGTTTATATTAAGGACACTACGGGAATTAATGACAACCGTGGTCTGGGTCCTTTAAAGTTTACTAAGCAAGGGAATATTAAGTATGAACCACCGTATGCTATTCCAATTGAGAACGTATACAGTTTCCTAAAATGCTTTCCGCAGAGTATGACATCAGGCTGGAAactatacatatataagaaattgaaactaCAGAAATTGCTTTGTGATGAATTGGAGAAAATCTACCAATATTTCTTAATTGATGACTGGTTATTGTTGCAAGGTATACTCAAAACTGAAGGTGGAACAGCCAAAGTTGTTTTAAGTGATAAAGAATTGGTCAATTGTGTACTCGAAAGGAAGCTTTATCGTAAGGACGAAGACTTAAACAAAATGGTTAATGATACTTCAGGGCAAAATATATTGTTAAAAAgattgtttctttattggTCATTGAGGTACGATGACACTATTTCATTTAACGGAGAACATACATTCAGCGAAAAATGGGGAGTCGATAATATTTCACTCTTGAAATATAATATAGAGCTGGTGATCACAAAGGACATCTGA
- the RPN8 gene encoding proteasome regulatory particle lid subunit RPN8 has product MSLQHERVTIAPLVLLSALDHYERTQTKENKRCVGVILGDANSSTIRVTNSFALPFEEDEKNPDVWFLDHNYIENMNDMCKKINAKEKLIGWYHSGPKLRASDLKINELFKKYTQSNPLLLIVDVKQQGVGLPTDAYVAIEQVKDDGTSTEKTFLHLPCTIEAEEAEEIGVEHLLRDVRDQAAGGLSIRLTNQLKSLKGLQSKLKDIVKYLDKVINKELPINHTILGKLQDVFNLLPNLGTPDEDEMNMQDHDTIKISNNLQKALTVKTNDELMIIYISNLVRSIIAFDDLIENKIQNKRIQEQRIKDKQSKESDDVENGDKETTTPSTQEEK; this is encoded by the coding sequence ATGTCTTTACAACACGAAAGGGTTACCATTGCACCACTAGTCTTACTATCTGCTTTAGACCATTATGAGCGTACACAGacaaaagagaacaaaagatGTGTTGGTGTTATCTTAGGTGACGCGAACAGTTCCACCATCAGAGTCACCAATTCTTTCGCCTTACCATTCGAAGAGGATGAAAAGAACCCTGATGTATGGTTCTTGGACCATAATTATATTGAAAACATGAATGACATgtgcaaaaaaattaatgcCAAAGAGAAATTGATTGGTTGGTATCATAGTGGTCCCAAATTACGGGCTTCGGATCTTAAAATCAAcgaattgttcaaaaaatataccCAAAGTAAcccattattattaattgTTGATGTTAAACAACAAGGTGTTGGCCTTCCAACAGATGCATACGTTGCCATTGAACAAGTTAAAGATGATGGTACTTCCACAGAAAAGACATTTTTACATTTACCCTGTACCATTGAAGCTGAAGAAGCTGAAGAAATCGGTGTGGAACACTTATTGAGAGATGTGCGTGATCAAGCAGCGGGTGGATTGTCCATCAGGTTGACTAACCAGTTAAAATCCTTAAAAGGGTTACAAAGCAAATTAAAAGATATTGTCAAATATCTGGACAAGGTCATTAATAAGGAACTACCAATAAATCATACTATTTTGGGGAAATTACAAGATGTCTTTAACCTTTTACCAAACCTTGGAACACccgatgaagacgaaatgAATATGCAAGATCATGATACAATTAAGATTTCAAACAATCTACAAAAGGCTTTAACAGTAAAGACTAACGACGAATTAATgatcatatatataagcaATTTGGTTAGATCAATTATCGCATTTGATGATctaattgaaaacaaaatacagaataaaagaattcaagaacaaagaataaaagaTAAACAATCAAAAGAGTCTGACGATGTTGAGAATGGTGACAAAGAGACGACTACGCCTTCAacccaagaagagaaataa
- the RPT4 gene encoding proteasome regulatory particle base subunit RPT4, whose protein sequence is MSEEQDPLLAGLGETPIDSGAQQQQEQQPEQPQEAEGQREEEPPRLDPEQEAHNKALNQFKRKLLEHRRYDDQLKQRRQNIRDLEKLFDKTENDIKALQSIGQLIGEVMKELSEEKYIVKASSGPRYIVGVRNSVDRSKLKKGVRVTLDITTLTIMRILPRETDPLVYNMTSFEQGEITFDGIGGLTDQIRELREVIELPLKNPEIFQRIGIKPPKGVLLYGPPGTGKTLLAKAVAATIGANFIFSPASGIVDKYIGESARIIREMFAYAKEHEPCIIFMDEVDAIGGRRFSEGTSADREIQRTLMELLTQMDGFDNLGQTKIIMATNRPDTLDPALLRPGRLDRKLEIPLPNEAGRLEIFKIHTAKVKKTGEFDFEAAVKMSDGFNGADIRNCATEAGFFAIRDDRDHINPEDLMKAVRKVAEVKKLEGTIEYQKL, encoded by the coding sequence ATGAGTGAAGAACAGGACCCTCTATTAGCAGGATTGGGAGAAACACCCATAGACAGCGGTGcccaacaacaacaggaACAGCAACCAGAGCAGCCACAAGAGGCAGAGGGACAACGTGAGGAGGAACCTCCAAGACTGGACCCTGAACAGGAGGCCCATAACAAAGCCTTGAACCAGTTTAAGAGAAAACTGCTAGAGCACAGAAGATACGACGATCAATTGAAGCAGCGCCGTCAGAACATACGAGATCTAGAAAAGTTATTTGACAAGACCGAAAATGACATCAAGGCTCTACAAAGTATTGGCCAATTGATCGGTGAAGTCATGAAGGAGCTTTCCGAAGAGAAATACATAGTCAAGGCCTCCTCGGGTCCTCGTTATATCGTTGGGGTGAGGAATTCGGTGGACCGCtccaaattgaagaaaggTGTGAGGGTCACCTTAGATATCACCACTTTAACCATAATGAGAATCCTGCCAAGAGAAACAGATCCTTTGGTGTACAACATGACCAGCTTTGAGCAAGGTGAAATCACTTTCGATGGTATCGGTGGTTTGACCGACCAAATCAGAGAATTAAGAGAAGTTATAGAACTGCCATTAAAGAACCCGGAAATTTTCCAGAGAATCGGTATCAAACCCCCCAAAGGTGTTCTGCTATACGGACCTCCTGGTACTGGTAAGACTTTACTGGCCAAGGCAGTTGCTGCCACCATTGGCGCTAACTTCATCTTTTCCCCAGCATCTGGTATTGTAGATAAATATATTGGTGAGTCTGCTCGTATTATTAGAGAAATGTTTGCATATGCGAAGGAACATGAACCTTGTATCATCTTCATGGATGAGGTAGATGCCATTGGTGGTCGTAGATTCAGCGAAGGTACCTCCGCCGATCGTGAAATCCAACGTACACTAATGGAGCTATTGACTCAGATGGACGGGTTTGATAACCTGGGCCAAACTAAGATCATCATGGCTACGAACAGACCGGATACTTTGGATCCTGCTCTTTTGAGACCCGGTAGATTAGATAGAAAACTGGAAATCCCATTACCAAACGAAGCTGGTAGATTAGAGATTTTTAAAATTCATACTGCAAAAGTTAAGAAGACAGGAGAGTTTGATTTCGAGGCTGCTGTGAAGATGAGTGATGGTTTTAATGGTGCTGATATTCGTAACTGTGCCACTGAAGCCGGGTTCTTTGCCATAAGAGATGACCGTGATCACATCAACCCTGAAGATTTAATGAAAGCTGTAAGAAAAGTGGCCGAAGTTAAGAAGTTGGAAGGTACTAtagaatatcaaaaattatga